The genome window TCTTTTTTAGCTTTTTTCATGATAATCCCTCCTAAGTTTTAGGATGGGTCATCTCCTGCGATTTATTCTGAAAGGGGAAATTAGTTAATGAATAAAAAAGCTTTATTAGCTGCTGGCATCGTTTTTCTTCAATTTCTTTTTCGTCAAATAACATCGGTTTGGCATTAACCTCGAAAAGATAATACTGGCCATTCTTATCGACACAGGCATCGATGGAAAACTCACCCGTAAAACCATATTTTTGGGTTAACAAGATTCCACAGTGATCAACTATTTTTTTGAAAAATAAGTCATGCTCTTTTTGTTGTACTTCCTGATAAGAAAGCAATTTTCCGCCGGAAGGTATATGGGTTGTGACATTCTGCTGGGTTGATTGTCTCACTCCCACTCCAGTAAGGACATAGCGATTTTCAAAGGTAACTAATAGGCGAAAATCATAGCGATTTCCATTATATAAGGCTCCGTCAATTTCTTCTTGGAGCAAGTACTCTCTTTGGAGCCAATCTTGCTGATACTGTTCCCAGACTTGATTTAAACTTGAGTAGTATTTGGTCTCCTCGGTTGTACTGACATGGATAGAATCGTTTTGTTTTAATCTGATACGGTAAATATTTTTCCCCTTAAAGCCTTCTACTGGTTTTAAGTAAATATTTTTATACGTAAGCAGAAAATCAGCAAAGTCTTCCTTCTGCTTTAAAAGAGTTGTTTTAGGCAAATGCTCTTTTAAGAAAGGGGAATCACGAAACAATTGATGAAGCTCCCATTTATTAATAAATGAAGCGTTAAAAAAGGGGATTCCTTGTTCTTTTAAAAAGGACACGGCAGTCTGAAAGGGTTCCTGCTTCTCTGTTTTTCGAAAAGGAACACGATTATAGACAATGTTTGGTAACGGAGTAATCGCTTTTATCCAACTGTTTCTGCTGGAACAAAATATATATCCCGTTAGTTTTTCTGTCTGTAAGTTTTCAGGAGGAAAGATAACGATAATTCCTCCCGCATGTTGTTGAAGTTTTTCCTGTAGCTGTTTAAAGAGCTCGCCATTTCCAATTAATTTATTATGTTTATTTCTTGCAATCATAATTCCGATTAATGGACCAACCTTATC of Niallia circulans contains these proteins:
- a CDS encoding YheC/YheD family protein codes for the protein MCLANLMPAANHAAFPIVPHEDKVGPLIGIMIARNKHNKLIGNGELFKQLQEKLQQHAGGIIVIFPPENLQTEKLTGYIFCSSRNSWIKAITPLPNIVYNRVPFRKTEKQEPFQTAVSFLKEQGIPFFNASFINKWELHQLFRDSPFLKEHLPKTTLLKQKEDFADFLLTYKNIYLKPVEGFKGKNIYRIRLKQNDSIHVSTTEETKYYSSLNQVWEQYQQDWLQREYLLQEEIDGALYNGNRYDFRLLVTFENRYVLTGVGVRQSTQQNVTTHIPSGGKLLSYQEVQQKEHDLFFKKIVDHCGILLTQKYGFTGEFSIDACVDKNGQYYLFEVNAKPMLFDEKEIEEKRCQQLIKLFYSLTNFPFQNKSQEMTHPKT